From one Solanum stenotomum isolate F172 chromosome 12, ASM1918654v1, whole genome shotgun sequence genomic stretch:
- the LOC125848103 gene encoding uncharacterized protein LOC125848103 produces MKKISITTLTLLALLVIITFTSTIATRHIHPKKHGVEKTKKGETGSGEVRNNNGKNNGDGAFGGIFGPGGGFNIPGLGGGVFGGGFGSPKGGYGKSGAVSSSVVCKENGPCLGMKLICPAKCYKAYSSAGKGYGFGGGSGGCTMDCKKKCLAYC; encoded by the coding sequence atgaagaaaatctcCATTACTACCCTCACTCTCTTAGCTCTTTTGGTCATCATAACATTCACTTCTACCATTGCTACAAGACACATCCACCCGAAAAAACACGGGgttgaaaaaacaaagaaaggtGAAACAGGCAGTGGCGAAGTCAGAAATAATAATGGAAAAAACAATGGTGATGGGGCTTTTGGTGGGATTTTTGGGCCTGGTGGAGGGTTTAATATTCCTGGGCTTGGTGGTGGAGTATTTGGTGGTGGATTTGGAAGCCCAAAAGGTGGATATGGAAAAAGTGGAGCTGTAAGTTCCAGTGTTGTGTGTAAAGAAAACGGCCCATGTTTGGGTATGAAATTAATATGTCCAGCAAAATGTTATAAAGCATATTCAAGTGCTGGAAAAGGTTATGGTTTTGGTGGTGGATCTGGTGGATGTACTATGGATTGCAAGAAGAAATGTCTTGCTTATTGttga